The following are encoded in a window of Acidobacteriota bacterium genomic DNA:
- a CDS encoding metallopeptidase family protein produces the protein MLTRQEFEELVDQALEEIPAEFLEKLENVEILVEDEPSRELLREVGIRGGGSLFGLYQGIPETRKSAFHLFPMPDRILIFRRPILRACRTPRQVVREIRKTVMHEVAHHFGFSEERLRELGYG, from the coding sequence ATGCTGACGCGGCAGGAATTCGAGGAACTGGTGGACCAGGCGCTGGAGGAAATTCCGGCGGAATTCCTGGAGAAACTCGAGAACGTGGAGATCCTCGTCGAGGACGAGCCGTCGCGCGAGCTGCTGCGCGAGGTGGGGATCCGCGGCGGCGGCTCCCTGTTCGGGCTCTACCAGGGCATCCCCGAGACGCGGAAGAGTGCCTTCCACCTCTTCCCCATGCCCGACCGGATCCTTATCTTCCGCCGCCCCATCCTGCGCGCGTGCCGCACGCCGCGGCAGGTGGTCCGGGAGATCCGCAAGACGGTCATGCACGAGGTGGCCCACCACTTCGGATTCTCCGAGGAGCGGCTACGGGAGCTGGGCTACGGGTAG
- a CDS encoding PLP-dependent aminotransferase family protein, translated as MTDFDRLFSRGARAMQPSPIRRMAGLINQPGVISFAGGVPNPATFPDADLKRIMDDIVETDGYQIFQYGVTRGLEAFRQQLVTMLAGRGIRAADDGLMVTSGSQQGLELLSRVLLDPGDVVLVELPSYIGALACFRNTLAEMVGVAQDADGIVPEELERTIAALRGAGRTIKLLYVIPNFQNPSGITITPARRAAVLELARAHGILVVEDDPYGELYFPGVTPESLRAMRALPGGEEVVYLSSFSKVVSPGLRTAFMAAPPPVIRMLELAKQAADLCSSSLDQRLVYEYCKRGLYDRHLAEVRRFYAAKCEVMLAALDRHMPAEIAWTRPRGGMFVWLTLPAGLDAEPLAVEAVQTLKVAFIHGAPFFVNGAGRNTLRLTFAKEDAAKIEEGICLLAGFFKSKL; from the coding sequence ATGACCGACTTTGACCGCCTCTTCTCGCGCGGCGCCCGGGCCATGCAGCCGAGCCCCATCCGCCGCATGGCCGGACTGATCAACCAGCCGGGCGTGATCTCGTTCGCCGGCGGCGTGCCGAACCCGGCCACGTTTCCCGACGCCGACCTGAAACGGATCATGGACGACATCGTGGAGACCGACGGCTACCAGATCTTCCAGTACGGCGTCACCCGGGGCCTGGAGGCGTTCCGGCAGCAGCTCGTGACCATGCTGGCCGGGCGGGGCATCCGCGCCGCCGACGACGGGCTGATGGTCACCTCCGGCTCGCAGCAGGGGCTGGAGCTGTTGAGCCGCGTCCTGCTCGACCCCGGTGATGTGGTCCTCGTGGAGCTGCCCAGCTACATCGGCGCGCTGGCCTGCTTCCGCAACACGCTGGCCGAGATGGTGGGCGTGGCCCAGGACGCCGACGGCATCGTCCCCGAGGAGCTGGAGCGGACCATCGCCGCCCTCCGGGGCGCCGGCCGGACGATCAAACTGCTGTACGTCATCCCGAACTTTCAAAACCCGTCGGGGATCACCATCACGCCGGCGCGCCGGGCGGCGGTGCTGGAGCTGGCCCGCGCGCACGGCATCCTGGTGGTCGAAGACGACCCGTACGGCGAACTCTATTTTCCCGGGGTGACGCCCGAGTCACTGCGAGCGATGCGGGCCCTGCCCGGCGGCGAGGAGGTGGTCTACCTGAGCTCGTTCTCCAAGGTGGTCAGCCCCGGGCTGCGCACCGCGTTCATGGCCGCCCCGCCGCCGGTGATCCGCATGCTGGAGTTGGCCAAACAGGCGGCCGACCTGTGCTCCAGCAGCCTGGACCAGCGCCTGGTCTACGAGTACTGCAAGCGGGGTCTCTATGACCGCCACCTGGCCGAGGTGCGGCGGTTCTACGCCGCCAAGTGCGAGGTGATGCTGGCGGCGCTGGACCGGCACATGCCGGCCGAGATCGCCTGGACCCGGCCGCGGGGCGGGATGTTCGTCTGGCTGACCCTGCCCGCCGGACTCGACGCCGAGCCGCTGGCGGTGGAGGCGGTCCAAACGCTGAAGGTGGCGTTTATCCACGGCGCGCCGTTCTTCGTCAACGGGGCGGGCCGGAACACCCTCCGGCTGACCTTCGCCAAGGAGGATGCCGCCAAGATCGAAGAGGGGATCTGCCTGCTGGCGGGCTTCTTCAAGTCGAAACTCTGA
- a CDS encoding tetratricopeptide repeat protein: protein MAADHPIPPSLAEPPAGAVTATASTQPETPASPPAAVTLCERLVRLRLPLLVPILALLGAAGWFAATEVLARLNFAYPADRWTTAWAAALAVALPLGLATCALGGLWIRLVAGWNGGRADFRLSRTIWGYAAGPAALAVLAVEVVWMLRYRSAYFTRPVHPETMVALDAAIAVGLLATLALAGGGTVWILSSRPVPTLLLLVALPLGVAGVGYLAVQSGMRYREVQAAARLREATAQFGRNETYGAEKNLRLAVDWSGRASRDLQRRACLHLGVLLENRGEKARAAAWYRRALELADPGSAAATATRGALLLLEQRTAEAVQCFDRALELDPDNLSAHNNLGLIYLGIKGDTAADPVRALPHNRACHRLSPCPATAYHLAYNYFRLERWAEARPLFEELWATSADDDDYRYYLGICQFRLGDQQAADRLLTAKDYRVYGQSLADAGRASEAEQVLLLALERVGLPERPLRMAVLESLAATAMLNSDPSGAQRYYRQVRDMCPSGSLDRFRIDGELHLLARQPGLALQDFSRCLELDAANLEAHTALGRILLGDEDERLADYALALTHTEKAFALEHNADTRWNLARNYYALERWAEALVLFEEYVAAYPRNADAKYYLGIICYELGDLGRAQSLLIEAVALDPELRDEEVDAILRETGNDQDQGKT, encoded by the coding sequence ATGGCCGCAGACCACCCGATACCACCATCGTTGGCAGAGCCGCCTGCCGGCGCGGTGACCGCCACCGCCTCCACACAACCGGAGACGCCGGCGTCGCCGCCTGCTGCGGTGACCCTGTGCGAGCGGCTTGTCAGGCTCCGGCTGCCACTGCTCGTTCCGATCCTGGCGCTGCTCGGCGCGGCCGGCTGGTTTGCCGCGACCGAGGTGCTCGCCCGGTTGAACTTCGCTTATCCGGCCGACCGGTGGACCACCGCCTGGGCGGCGGCCCTGGCGGTCGCGCTCCCTCTTGGGCTGGCAACCTGTGCGCTGGGCGGCCTCTGGATCCGGCTCGTCGCCGGCTGGAACGGCGGCCGCGCCGATTTCAGACTCTCGCGAACCATCTGGGGGTACGCCGCCGGGCCGGCCGCCCTGGCTGTTCTGGCTGTCGAGGTGGTCTGGATGCTGCGCTACAGGTCAGCCTACTTCACCCGGCCCGTCCATCCGGAGACAATGGTGGCGCTGGATGCCGCCATCGCGGTCGGGCTCCTCGCCACGCTGGCCTTGGCCGGCGGCGGCACCGTCTGGATCCTGTCGAGCCGGCCGGTCCCGACGCTGCTGCTGCTGGTCGCCCTGCCGCTCGGCGTTGCCGGCGTCGGCTACTTGGCGGTCCAGTCGGGGATGAGGTACCGGGAGGTGCAGGCTGCGGCCCGGCTGCGGGAGGCGACAGCGCAGTTCGGGCGCAACGAGACATACGGCGCGGAAAAGAACCTTCGGCTCGCCGTGGACTGGTCCGGCAGAGCCAGCCGCGATCTCCAGCGGCGGGCCTGTCTCCATCTCGGCGTATTGCTCGAAAACCGGGGGGAAAAGGCCCGAGCGGCGGCGTGGTACCGCCGGGCGCTGGAACTGGCGGATCCCGGCAGCGCTGCCGCGACCGCCACCCGCGGCGCTCTCCTGCTCCTGGAACAGCGCACCGCGGAGGCCGTCCAGTGCTTCGACCGGGCGTTGGAGCTGGACCCGGATAACCTGTCCGCGCACAATAACCTCGGGCTCATCTACCTGGGCATCAAAGGAGACACCGCTGCTGACCCGGTTCGGGCGCTGCCGCACAACCGGGCCTGCCACCGACTGAGTCCCTGCCCGGCCACGGCTTATCATTTGGCTTACAATTACTTCCGGCTGGAGCGCTGGGCCGAGGCCCGCCCCCTGTTTGAGGAGCTGTGGGCCACGTCCGCCGACGACGATGATTATCGCTATTACCTGGGCATCTGCCAGTTCCGGCTGGGCGACCAGCAGGCGGCTGACCGCCTGCTCACCGCCAAGGACTACCGGGTCTACGGGCAGTCTCTGGCCGACGCGGGTCGGGCGAGCGAGGCGGAGCAGGTCCTGTTGCTGGCGCTGGAGCGGGTCGGTCTCCCCGAACGCCCGCTTCGGATGGCCGTCCTCGAGAGCCTCGCTGCTACGGCCATGCTCAATTCCGACCCCTCGGGCGCCCAGCGGTACTACCGTCAGGTCCGGGACATGTGCCCGTCCGGCAGCCTCGACCGCTTCCGGATCGACGGTGAACTGCACCTGCTAGCTCGCCAGCCGGGCCTCGCGCTGCAGGACTTCTCGCGCTGTCTGGAGCTGGACGCCGCCAACCTGGAGGCGCACACCGCCCTCGGCCGCATCCTGCTCGGCGACGAGGACGAACGGCTGGCCGACTACGCGCTCGCTCTCACGCACACCGAGAAGGCGTTTGCCCTGGAGCACAACGCCGACACCCGCTGGAATCTGGCGCGCAACTACTACGCGCTGGAGCGCTGGGCCGAGGCGCTGGTGCTGTTCGAGGAGTACGTCGCGGCCTATCCGCGGAACGCGGACGCCAAATATTATCTCGGCATCATTTGCTACGAGCTCGGCGACCTGGGACGCGCCCAGAGCCTGCTCATCGAGGCGGTGGCGCTGGACCCGGAGCTGCGGGACGAGGAGGTGGACGCGATCCTCCGCGAGACCGGCAACGACCAGGACCAGGGGAAGACCTGA
- a CDS encoding Crp/Fnr family transcriptional regulator, whose amino-acid sequence MDPLPLLHRCQLCAGMNEEELRKLARIAAFRRLAAGETLFQEGDPGTGFFVLLQGRVRVYKASPEGKEYTLHLIQPGMMFAEVAIFTGHPYPASCLAMEDALVAFFPREAFLAFLRAEPQVSMKIIASLAGFVREFNRQVEALSLKEVPARLAAWLLAEAERQGADRLVLTIFKGELAAQLGTVGETLSRNLRKFKEAGLIRLEGKAITIVRPEELADIANGIGRL is encoded by the coding sequence ATGGATCCGCTGCCGCTCCTGCACCGGTGCCAGCTGTGCGCCGGCATGAACGAGGAGGAACTCCGCAAGCTGGCCCGGATCGCCGCGTTTCGCCGGCTGGCGGCCGGCGAGACCCTGTTTCAGGAAGGTGATCCGGGCACGGGCTTCTTTGTCCTGCTCCAGGGTCGCGTCCGCGTGTACAAGGCGTCGCCGGAGGGGAAGGAGTACACGCTGCACCTGATCCAGCCGGGGATGATGTTCGCCGAGGTGGCCATCTTCACCGGCCATCCGTACCCCGCCTCCTGCCTCGCCATGGAGGATGCGCTGGTGGCGTTCTTCCCCCGGGAGGCGTTCCTGGCATTCCTGCGCGCCGAGCCGCAGGTGTCCATGAAGATCATCGCCTCGCTGGCCGGCTTCGTCCGCGAGTTCAACCGGCAGGTGGAGGCGCTGTCGCTGAAAGAGGTCCCCGCCCGGCTGGCCGCCTGGCTGCTGGCGGAGGCGGAGCGGCAGGGCGCCGACCGGCTGGTGTTGACCATTTTCAAGGGCGAGCTGGCCGCCCAGCTCGGCACCGTCGGCGAGACGCTGTCGCGGAACCTGCGCAAATTCAAGGAGGCCGGACTCATCCGCCTTGAGGGGAAGGCCATCACCATAGTCCGGCCGGAGGAGCTGGCCGACATCGCCAACGGCATCGGCCGGCTGTGA
- a CDS encoding protease, whose protein sequence is MKRFVPILICLLAVAATAQENTRLLRFPAIHGDQIVFTYAGDLYTVPAAGGIARPLTSHDGFESFPRFSPDGKHVAFTGQYDGNTEVYLIPAEGGVPQRLTWTATLGRDDVSDRMGPNNIVMGWTPAGREIVFRSRMREFNDFKGQLYLVGLDGDLPRQLPLPRGGFCSYSPDGKQFAYNRVFREFRTWKRYRGGQADDIWVYDFATKQTENITNHPAQDIIPMWHGDRIYFLSDRGANGRMNLYVYERGTRKTRQLTDYDAYDIKFPSLGDTAIVFEYGGWIHRFDLATEQAVQVPIRVATDRAVARGGLTDVQKYINDFDIGPDGKRAVFNARGDIFTVPAKKGAIRNLTRTPGVHDRAAVWSPDGKWIAYISDASGEDEIYIIPQYGDGPAKRLTTGADTYKYGLDWSPDSTRILWSDKKLRLSYVDVETGKVTLVTQAEAWEITQADWAPDSQWIAYAQQEREGMPRVYLYSVAEAKAWPVTDSWYASGGPSFSSDGKFLFFTSTRDFTPTYGFTEFNTVYQNGTRVYFVALAKETESPFKPVSDEVEIKQDKPAKAEGGEKPAEKAADKPADKPTDKKDAAVAVKVDIDGLPGRIMVLPVTPANYYGVNAVGDSVYYVRFGARDERPTLLIYDLKGQKETDLGPVNGYSISADGKKMLVAQNQTYGIIDLPKAKIELKDKLDLADLKVTLDRAAEWRQIYTECWRQMRDFFYAPNMHGVDWAGVEKKYEPLLAHVAHRADLTYIIGEMIGELNCGHTYVGGGDAPAAPRIPMGLLGAELERDSASKAYRITRILKGENWVRSRRSPLTELGVNAQVGDYILAVDGRPVKDMANIYQALAGTAGKQVRLTLNSKPVEEGSREAIVVPVDDELDLYYYNWVQHNIEYVAKATGGQVGYIHIPDMSPQGLNEFVKHFYPQLKKKGLIIDVRGNGGGNVSPMIIERLRRQMDMVDMARNTIPGVDPGALHVGPKVALLDEFSASDGDLFPYRFRKNALGELIGKRSWGGVVGIRGSLPLLDGGYLNKPEFASYDTAGKEWIIEGRGVEPDIVVDNDPAKEFAGIDEQLDKGIAVVMEKLKKEKPDLPAPPPYPIKK, encoded by the coding sequence ATGAAGCGATTCGTGCCGATCCTGATCTGCCTGCTCGCCGTCGCGGCGACGGCGCAGGAGAATACCCGCCTGCTCCGTTTCCCGGCCATCCACGGTGACCAGATTGTGTTCACCTACGCCGGCGACCTGTACACGGTGCCGGCCGCCGGCGGCATCGCCCGCCCGCTGACGAGCCACGACGGCTTCGAGAGTTTTCCCCGTTTCTCCCCCGACGGCAAGCATGTGGCGTTCACCGGCCAGTACGACGGCAACACCGAGGTCTATCTGATTCCCGCTGAGGGGGGCGTCCCCCAGCGCCTGACCTGGACGGCGACGCTGGGCCGCGACGACGTCTCCGACCGCATGGGTCCCAACAACATCGTGATGGGCTGGACGCCCGCCGGTCGCGAGATCGTCTTCCGCTCGCGCATGCGCGAGTTCAACGACTTCAAGGGGCAGCTCTACCTGGTGGGACTCGACGGCGATCTGCCGCGGCAGCTCCCGCTGCCGCGCGGCGGCTTCTGCTCCTACTCTCCTGACGGCAAGCAGTTCGCCTACAACCGCGTGTTCCGCGAGTTCCGTACCTGGAAGCGCTACCGCGGCGGCCAGGCCGACGACATCTGGGTCTACGACTTCGCGACGAAGCAGACCGAGAACATCACCAACCACCCGGCCCAGGACATCATCCCCATGTGGCACGGCGACCGGATCTATTTTCTGTCCGACCGCGGCGCCAACGGCCGCATGAACCTGTACGTCTACGAGCGGGGCACCCGGAAAACCCGCCAGCTCACCGACTATGACGCGTACGACATCAAGTTCCCGTCGCTCGGCGACACCGCCATCGTCTTCGAGTACGGCGGCTGGATCCACCGGTTCGACCTGGCTACGGAGCAGGCGGTCCAGGTGCCCATCCGCGTGGCCACCGACCGGGCCGTCGCCCGGGGCGGGCTCACCGACGTCCAGAAGTACATCAACGATTTCGACATCGGTCCCGACGGCAAGCGCGCTGTGTTCAACGCCCGCGGCGACATCTTCACCGTCCCGGCCAAGAAGGGTGCCATCCGCAACCTGACCCGCACCCCCGGCGTCCACGACCGCGCCGCGGTCTGGTCGCCCGACGGCAAGTGGATCGCCTACATCTCCGACGCCAGCGGCGAGGACGAGATCTACATCATCCCGCAGTACGGCGATGGTCCCGCCAAACGACTCACCACCGGCGCCGACACCTACAAGTACGGCCTCGACTGGTCGCCTGACAGCACGCGCATTCTCTGGTCGGACAAGAAACTGCGGCTGTCCTATGTGGATGTTGAAACAGGCAAGGTGACGCTGGTGACCCAGGCGGAAGCCTGGGAGATCACCCAGGCCGACTGGGCCCCCGACAGCCAGTGGATCGCCTACGCTCAGCAGGAGCGTGAGGGGATGCCCCGGGTGTACCTCTACTCCGTGGCCGAGGCCAAGGCCTGGCCCGTGACCGACTCCTGGTACGCCTCCGGCGGCCCGTCGTTCAGCTCCGACGGCAAGTTCCTGTTCTTCACCTCCACCCGCGACTTCACCCCCACCTACGGCTTCACCGAGTTCAACACTGTCTACCAAAACGGCACCCGCGTCTACTTCGTGGCCCTGGCCAAGGAGACCGAGTCCCCCTTCAAGCCTGTCAGCGACGAGGTGGAAATCAAGCAGGACAAGCCGGCCAAGGCCGAAGGCGGCGAAAAACCAGCCGAGAAGGCGGCCGACAAGCCCGCCGACAAACCGACCGACAAGAAGGACGCCGCCGTCGCCGTAAAGGTGGACATCGACGGCCTGCCCGGCCGGATCATGGTCCTGCCCGTCACGCCGGCCAACTATTACGGCGTGAACGCCGTGGGTGATTCGGTGTATTACGTCCGGTTCGGCGCGCGCGACGAGCGACCCACTCTCCTCATATACGACCTCAAGGGACAGAAGGAAACCGATCTCGGCCCTGTGAACGGCTACTCGATTTCGGCCGACGGCAAGAAGATGCTGGTGGCGCAGAACCAGACTTACGGCATCATCGATCTACCCAAGGCGAAGATCGAGCTGAAAGACAAACTGGACCTGGCCGATCTCAAGGTCACCCTGGACCGCGCCGCCGAGTGGCGGCAGATCTACACCGAGTGCTGGCGCCAGATGCGCGACTTCTTCTACGCCCCCAACATGCACGGCGTGGACTGGGCGGGTGTCGAGAAGAAGTATGAGCCGCTGCTGGCGCACGTGGCGCACCGGGCCGACCTGACCTACATCATCGGTGAGATGATCGGCGAACTCAACTGCGGCCACACCTATGTGGGCGGCGGCGACGCACCCGCTGCGCCGCGCATCCCGATGGGCCTGCTTGGCGCCGAACTGGAGCGCGACTCCGCCTCCAAGGCCTACCGGATCACCCGGATCCTCAAGGGCGAGAACTGGGTCCGGTCCCGCCGCTCGCCGCTCACCGAGCTCGGCGTGAACGCCCAGGTGGGCGACTACATCCTGGCCGTGGACGGACGCCCCGTCAAGGACATGGCCAATATCTACCAGGCGCTGGCGGGCACCGCCGGCAAGCAGGTTCGCCTGACCCTGAACAGCAAGCCCGTCGAGGAAGGGAGCCGCGAGGCGATCGTGGTGCCCGTCGACGACGAGCTTGATCTTTACTACTACAACTGGGTCCAGCACAACATCGAGTACGTGGCCAAGGCCACGGGCGGCCAGGTGGGCTACATCCACATCCCCGACATGAGCCCGCAGGGCCTCAATGAGTTCGTCAAGCACTTCTACCCGCAGCTCAAGAAGAAGGGCCTCATCATCGACGTCCGTGGCAACGGCGGCGGCAACGTCTCCCCCATGATCATCGAGCGGCTGCGCCGGCAAATGGACATGGTGGACATGGCCCGCAACACCATCCCCGGCGTCGACCCGGGTGCGTTGCATGTGGGACCGAAGGTGGCGCTGCTCGATGAGTTCTCCGCCTCCGACGGCGATCTATTCCCCTACCGCTTCCGCAAGAACGCCCTGGGCGAGCTTATCGGCAAGCGCTCATGGGGCGGCGTGGTGGGCATCCGCGGTTCGCTGCCGCTCCTGGACGGCGGCTACCTGAACAAGCCGGAGTTCGCCTCCTACGACACGGCCGGCAAGGAGTGGATCATCGAGGGGCGCGGCGTGGAGCCCGATATTGTCGTGGACAACGATCCGGCCAAGGAATTCGCCGGCATCGACGAGCAGCTCGACAAGGGCATCGCCGTGGTCATGGAGAAGCTCAAGAAGGAGAAGCCGGATCTGCCGGCGCCTCCGCCTTACCCGATCAAGAAGTGA
- a CDS encoding 4Fe-4S binding protein produces MAMRNIIKIDESKCDGCGLCVPSCAEGAIRIVDGKARLVSETFCDGLGACLGDCPQGAITLEERDAAEFDAVAVAAHTGHSVEDVMASVHANAVRGGAAPAVPAACPMPPSRFHPAASSFLRHGHEAGHGHGGGCPGSAARTIQRAAAPTTVPAAAVAEPSRLTNWPVQIALLPIRAPYFAGAHLLLAADCVPLAYAGFHRDFVADRVALIGCPKLDDGEVYVKKLAAIFRDNDIQSVRVAFMEVPCCTGLVRIAHRALTESGKDIPLELVRISIGGEIIPTDGF; encoded by the coding sequence ATGGCCATGCGCAATATCATCAAAATCGACGAAAGCAAGTGCGACGGCTGCGGCCTGTGCGTGCCGTCCTGCGCCGAGGGCGCCATCCGGATCGTGGACGGCAAGGCGCGCCTCGTGAGCGAGACCTTCTGCGACGGGTTGGGCGCGTGCCTGGGCGATTGCCCGCAGGGTGCCATCACCCTCGAGGAGCGCGATGCGGCGGAGTTCGACGCCGTCGCCGTGGCCGCCCACACCGGTCACTCCGTCGAGGACGTCATGGCGTCCGTCCACGCCAACGCGGTCCGCGGCGGCGCGGCCCCGGCGGTTCCGGCCGCCTGTCCCATGCCGCCCTCCCGGTTCCACCCGGCGGCAAGCTCGTTCCTGCGCCACGGCCACGAGGCGGGGCACGGCCACGGCGGAGGATGTCCGGGCTCGGCGGCCCGCACCATTCAGCGCGCCGCGGCGCCCACGACCGTGCCAGCGGCGGCGGTTGCCGAACCTTCCCGGCTGACCAACTGGCCCGTCCAGATCGCGCTGCTCCCCATCCGGGCACCGTATTTCGCGGGCGCCCACCTGCTGCTCGCGGCCGACTGCGTGCCGCTGGCCTATGCCGGTTTTCATCGCGACTTCGTCGCCGACCGGGTGGCTCTCATCGGCTGTCCGAAGCTGGACGACGGCGAGGTGTACGTCAAGAAGCTCGCGGCGATCTTCCGGGATAACGACATCCAGTCGGTCCGGGTGGCGTTCATGGAGGTGCCGTGCTGCACCGGGTTGGTGCGCATCGCTCATCGGGCCCTGACTGAAAGCGGCAAGGACATTCCCCTGGAGTTGGTCCGGATTTCTATCGGCGGCGAGATCATCCCGACCGATGGGTTTTGA